The Cryomorphaceae bacterium 1068 genome includes a region encoding these proteins:
- the acs gene encoding acetate--CoA ligase → MMDFQVKSFDDYKATYAKSVEQPEEFWNGIADQYSWIKKWDKTLDWEFETPSVKWFLNGQLNITENCLDRHLEKRGNKLALIWEPNDPKERFIRYTYRELHEKVCKFANVLKAKGIQKGDRIALYMPMIPELTIAVLACARIGAVHSVVFAGFSANALADRINDSECKMVITADGLYRGTKEIPVKLVVNEALKECSCVESVLVVERTQWSVKMEEGRDFWLHEELEKVDADCPAEPMDSEDMLFILYTSGSTGKPKGVVHTCGGYMVYAGYSFANVFQPEESDVYWCTADVGWITGHTYIIYGPLLNGTTTVMFEGVPTYPGPGRFWQVCDKHGVNQFYTAPTAIRALMAHGEDHVLSYGLYTLKVLGTVGEPINQEAWEWYHIHVGKEKCPVVDTWWQTETGGIMISGLGNHSPMKPTYAGYPLPGIQPVLLDQEGNEIEGNGEEGYLAVKFPWPSMLRTTYGDHERCKNTYFSHYKGYYFTGDGARREENGMYRIIGRVDDVINVSGHRFGTAEIENAINANDHLVAESAVVGYPHDIKGQGIYAYVITKEKPENPDKLRAEIIETVVAQIGKIAKPDKIQFVSGLPKTRSGKIMRRILRKVAEGDTSNLGDTSTLLDPDVVEEIKTGAL, encoded by the coding sequence ATGATGGATTTCCAAGTAAAGAGTTTTGATGATTACAAAGCCACGTATGCCAAAAGTGTCGAACAACCTGAAGAATTTTGGAACGGAATAGCCGATCAATATTCTTGGATAAAAAAATGGGATAAAACACTCGACTGGGAGTTTGAAACTCCCTCGGTTAAGTGGTTTTTAAATGGTCAGCTCAACATTACTGAAAATTGTCTGGATCGCCATTTAGAAAAAAGAGGAAATAAACTGGCGCTTATTTGGGAGCCAAATGATCCCAAAGAGCGATTCATCAGATATACGTACCGGGAGCTTCATGAGAAAGTCTGCAAGTTTGCCAACGTCCTAAAAGCAAAGGGAATTCAAAAAGGAGATCGTATTGCGCTCTACATGCCGATGATCCCTGAATTGACAATCGCTGTTTTGGCTTGCGCCAGGATTGGAGCTGTTCATTCGGTCGTTTTCGCGGGCTTTTCGGCCAATGCCCTAGCCGATCGAATCAACGATTCAGAATGCAAAATGGTAATCACCGCTGACGGACTTTACCGCGGTACAAAGGAGATTCCCGTTAAACTGGTGGTGAATGAAGCACTGAAGGAATGTTCGTGTGTGGAGTCTGTTTTGGTAGTCGAAAGAACTCAATGGTCTGTGAAAATGGAAGAAGGGAGAGACTTTTGGCTTCATGAAGAATTGGAAAAAGTTGATGCCGACTGTCCCGCAGAACCAATGGATTCGGAGGATATGCTATTCATTCTTTACACTTCGGGAAGTACCGGGAAACCCAAGGGAGTGGTTCATACTTGTGGTGGATACATGGTATATGCGGGTTATAGTTTTGCCAATGTGTTTCAACCTGAAGAGAGTGATGTGTACTGGTGTACGGCCGATGTGGGTTGGATTACCGGTCACACTTACATTATCTACGGACCGCTTCTCAATGGAACGACTACGGTTATGTTTGAAGGTGTACCTACTTATCCGGGGCCTGGTCGTTTTTGGCAAGTATGCGACAAGCATGGAGTCAATCAATTCTACACCGCACCCACCGCGATTCGCGCTTTGATGGCCCATGGAGAGGATCACGTATTAAGTTATGGCCTGTATACTTTGAAAGTACTTGGAACGGTGGGAGAGCCCATCAATCAAGAGGCATGGGAATGGTACCACATTCACGTAGGAAAAGAAAAATGTCCTGTTGTAGATACTTGGTGGCAAACCGAGACAGGGGGGATTATGATTTCGGGATTGGGAAATCACAGTCCGATGAAACCGACTTATGCGGGGTACCCCTTACCCGGAATTCAGCCGGTCCTGCTCGATCAAGAAGGGAATGAGATTGAAGGCAATGGAGAAGAAGGTTACTTAGCGGTAAAATTCCCTTGGCCAAGCATGCTAAGAACGACCTACGGTGATCACGAGCGCTGCAAGAACACTTACTTCTCACATTACAAGGGATACTACTTCACTGGCGATGGAGCGCGTAGAGAAGAAAATGGTATGTATCGAATCATTGGAAGAGTAGACGATGTGATCAATGTATCAGGCCATCGATTCGGAACAGCCGAAATCGAAAACGCGATTAATGCCAACGATCATTTGGTGGCTGAAAGCGCGGTGGTAGGTTATCCTCACGATATCAAAGGGCAGGGTATTTATGCCTATGTCATCACCAAAGAGAAGCCCGAAAACCCGGATAAGCTGCGTGCTGAGATTATAGAAACGGTGGTTGCTCAGATTGGGAAGATTGCCAAACCGGACAAAATCCAATTTGTGAGCGGTCTGCCAAAAACCCGAAGCGGAAAAATCATGAGGCGAATTCTACGAAAAGTAGCTGAAGGAGACACGAGTAATTTGGGCGATACCTCCACGCTGCTCGATCCGGACGTGGTAGAAGAAATCAAGACAGGAGCTCTCTGA
- a CDS encoding DUF4442 domain-containing protein, whose amino-acid sequence MEPEVTVPILNKEAKDYIRKASNPFLFKLGLGLKLPSALFWSLRIKSLSLEKCEVTIPFKWRTQNPFRSIYFAAMAGAAELSTGALCQLSQAGKGRYSMLVVDFRAEYYKKANQKITFTCNQGLELNALVDSLEIGSSDKLTMISAGTNPDGEEVAKFFVTWSFKRKK is encoded by the coding sequence ATGGAACCTGAGGTAACCGTGCCAATACTCAACAAAGAAGCTAAAGACTACATTCGTAAGGCTTCCAATCCTTTCCTCTTCAAATTGGGTTTGGGACTTAAGCTTCCTTCGGCATTGTTCTGGAGCTTACGCATAAAATCACTAAGTCTCGAAAAATGCGAGGTTACGATTCCATTTAAATGGCGCACTCAAAATCCGTTTAGGTCCATCTACTTTGCAGCTATGGCTGGCGCGGCTGAACTCTCGACGGGTGCGCTTTGTCAATTGAGTCAGGCAGGAAAGGGAAGGTACAGTATGTTGGTCGTTGATTTTCGTGCCGAGTATTATAAAAAGGCCAACCAAAAAATCACCTTTACTTGCAATCAGGGATTGGAATTAAATGCCTTGGTCGACTCCCTCGAAATAGGCAGTTCCGATAAACTTACTATGATCTCTGCAGGCACCAATCCCGACGGAGAGGAGGTGGCCAAGTTTTTTGTTACGTGGTCTTTTAAAAGAAAGAAATAG
- a CDS encoding DUF6503 family protein — MKEILYILSAVAMISCTQYDSKQQTTDNPSTVVELSATQRIEAAHSKTAFLSNEIVQFDIVLEFGGTERLNGSMILATNSSKGKIVYKDGRELYYDEDLVYADTSFNNHGSARFAAYTWSYFFLFPYKLSDPGTNWSDEEQTTLNGETYNSQKLTFGEGVGDAPDDWYITYSDTETHLMEVAAYIVTAGGSTIEEAEEDPHAISYHDYKDVDGVALAHSWKFWEWRKDSGLTRQLGKARLSGLKFMTEDEFDFSALEGMVKIK; from the coding sequence ATGAAAGAAATACTTTATATACTGTCCGCTGTAGCTATGATCTCATGTACTCAGTACGATTCGAAACAACAAACAACAGATAATCCATCAACTGTTGTTGAACTAAGTGCAACTCAAAGAATCGAAGCCGCTCATTCCAAAACGGCTTTTCTCTCAAATGAGATTGTTCAATTTGATATCGTCTTAGAGTTTGGTGGAACGGAGCGACTTAACGGAAGCATGATCCTAGCTACCAATTCTTCAAAAGGAAAAATAGTTTATAAAGATGGTCGTGAATTGTATTACGACGAAGACCTGGTCTATGCAGACACGAGCTTTAACAATCACGGTTCTGCACGATTTGCTGCTTACACCTGGTCCTACTTCTTCTTGTTTCCATACAAACTAAGTGATCCCGGTACCAATTGGTCTGATGAAGAACAAACTACCCTAAATGGCGAAACCTACAACTCCCAAAAGCTTACATTCGGAGAAGGCGTAGGCGATGCTCCCGACGATTGGTACATCACTTATTCAGATACTGAAACGCACCTTATGGAAGTGGCCGCTTACATCGTAACCGCAGGAGGTTCCACTATAGAAGAAGCCGAGGAAGATCCGCATGCGATTTCGTATCATGACTACAAGGATGTGGATGGTGTTGCCTTGGCTCACTCTTGGAAATTTTGGGAATGGAGGAAAGACTCCGGACTAACAAGACAGTTAGGTAAAGCCCGGCTAAGCGGATTAAAATTTATGACGGAAGATGAGTTTGATTTCTCGGCACTTGAGGGAATGGTAAAAATCAAGTAG
- a CDS encoding response regulator, which translates to MTESYEISKTVWIVDDDPISRLLIKKTLERTNLFGSYREFHDGSDFILELTEQENIGFEEPDLILLDINMPQKDGWEVLDFINSKSISFNKSHMVLLSSSINPKDKTRAFSYASIKAYLQKPLSKEDIENLNL; encoded by the coding sequence ATGACAGAATCATATGAGATATCAAAAACAGTCTGGATTGTAGATGATGATCCGATATCACGATTATTGATTAAGAAGACTCTGGAACGCACAAATCTATTCGGTTCTTACAGAGAATTTCACGATGGATCAGACTTCATCTTGGAACTTACAGAACAGGAGAATATAGGGTTCGAAGAACCTGATTTGATTTTATTAGATATCAATATGCCTCAAAAAGATGGATGGGAAGTATTGGACTTCATTAATAGCAAGAGCATTTCATTCAACAAAAGTCACATGGTATTATTGAGCTCGAGTATTAACCCTAAGGATAAAACAAGGGCCTTTTCATACGCCTCTATCAAAGCTTATCTACAGAAACCTTTATCAAAAGAAGATATTGAAAACCTTAACCTTTAG
- a CDS encoding phosphoenolpyruvate carboxylase gives MGFEREMVFIDLLKNFKISLEENGERDTAMQLPLVGEIKDYRGETFEDKHIQLFSIVAHLLNMVEVKASVEDRRQKENPDMRKVEGLFAKNIQILLENGFSKSEILDTLPSLRIEPVLTAHPTEAKRATVLEHHRSVFLSFKALLSSQLSASEKKSAEARLRRNLYKLWHTGEIFIEKPDVPSERRNVLHYFSEVFPEVVPVLDRRLKYALEANGFDSKDLKKENAFPRYRFGDWVGGDRDGHPFVTAEITQETLMMFRLYAFVVIRRSLLNLIKSLSFQLHMNKAPDVLQVRVKEMKEELGGKADSILSRNKGEAFRQFLGLVLSKVPLNIERGHSTTLRKDHTDYRLRRELIEDLRILQKSLLAYGAKTVAQEEIHDVLRLVETFGFHLAELDIRQNSVFHEKAIAQLINTADLDGDHYVSCEFKARTEFIQNELETLRPFTGGNDLEGEQAKAVVEVYKVLEGFMENYGSRGLGSLIVSMTRHVSDLLAVYILAREAGLLVKEQEGVVCKLPVVPLFETIDDLVAGPQILDEFLSHSITKNTLAYQKRLRDDDYLVQQVMVGYSDSNKDGGILASQWGLHRGQQELAEIGEKHGVTIRFFHGKGGSISRGGGPTKDFINALPPNSLKGDIRLTEQGETIEQKYANRVNAVYNLELLMAGTLAKTVLSSKSKNEKHYLFDTLEWMAKKSRSVYEELILSKDFMLFYRSATPIDAIEAGRIGSRPARRTGANSLSDLRAIPWVFSWAQSRFNMTSWYGLGSTLESLRKERGAEYAEIKKAASKDPFVSYLFSISATGVSFSDPIMMKEYSSLVENDEIRNRFHSMFEAERNKTVKEFAAIFEVDEDDELFKLDSIREQLLIPLQRKQIGLLKTWREQKEYGYGEKEEELLLSLLLSINAISGVMGYTG, from the coding sequence ATGGGTTTTGAAAGAGAAATGGTCTTTATCGATTTATTGAAAAACTTCAAGATTAGTCTAGAAGAAAACGGAGAACGAGACACTGCGATGCAGCTTCCTCTTGTAGGCGAAATAAAAGACTACCGAGGAGAGACCTTTGAAGACAAGCATATTCAACTCTTTAGCATAGTGGCGCACTTGCTAAACATGGTAGAAGTGAAAGCTAGCGTAGAAGACCGCCGCCAAAAGGAGAACCCCGATATGAGAAAAGTGGAGGGGCTATTCGCCAAAAACATTCAAATTCTTCTGGAGAATGGCTTTAGCAAATCCGAAATTCTTGATACTCTTCCTTCGCTTCGTATTGAGCCTGTGCTTACTGCTCACCCCACTGAAGCTAAACGTGCAACCGTTCTAGAGCACCATAGGTCTGTATTCTTGAGCTTTAAAGCTTTGCTGAGCTCTCAGCTCTCGGCTAGTGAAAAAAAGAGTGCTGAAGCGAGATTGCGTCGCAATCTATATAAGCTATGGCACACAGGAGAAATTTTTATTGAAAAGCCCGATGTACCCTCTGAACGAAGAAATGTACTTCACTATTTTTCAGAAGTTTTCCCTGAAGTTGTGCCTGTATTGGATAGAAGATTGAAGTACGCTCTCGAAGCCAATGGGTTCGACTCAAAAGACTTGAAAAAGGAAAATGCTTTTCCCAGGTACCGTTTCGGCGATTGGGTAGGTGGAGATCGAGATGGCCATCCATTTGTAACGGCAGAAATCACCCAAGAAACACTCATGATGTTTCGTCTTTATGCGTTTGTGGTAATTCGTAGAAGCCTCCTAAACCTCATTAAATCACTCAGCTTTCAGCTTCATATGAACAAAGCACCTGATGTCCTTCAGGTTCGAGTGAAGGAGATGAAGGAAGAATTGGGTGGCAAAGCTGATTCAATACTTTCTCGCAACAAAGGAGAAGCCTTTCGTCAATTTCTAGGCTTAGTTCTGAGCAAAGTCCCGCTTAATATTGAGAGAGGGCACTCTACTACCCTTCGAAAGGACCATACAGATTATCGACTAAGGCGAGAGCTAATTGAAGATTTACGAATCCTTCAAAAATCTCTACTGGCCTACGGTGCAAAAACTGTCGCTCAGGAAGAAATTCACGATGTGCTTCGCTTGGTTGAGACCTTTGGGTTTCACCTCGCTGAACTGGACATTCGTCAGAATTCAGTATTTCACGAAAAAGCAATTGCTCAATTGATTAATACAGCTGATCTGGACGGAGATCATTATGTAAGCTGTGAATTTAAAGCGAGAACAGAATTCATTCAAAACGAACTTGAAACTCTGAGGCCCTTCACAGGAGGTAATGATCTTGAAGGTGAACAAGCAAAAGCCGTAGTTGAAGTCTATAAAGTGCTAGAAGGCTTTATGGAGAATTATGGAAGCAGAGGCTTAGGTTCTCTTATCGTTAGCATGACAAGGCATGTTTCTGACTTGCTCGCTGTATACATATTAGCAAGAGAAGCAGGGCTACTTGTTAAAGAACAAGAGGGTGTGGTTTGCAAACTACCTGTGGTTCCTCTATTTGAAACAATTGATGACTTAGTGGCAGGCCCTCAGATTCTCGATGAGTTTCTCTCCCACTCCATCACTAAAAATACCCTCGCCTACCAAAAGAGATTACGTGACGATGACTACTTAGTGCAACAGGTGATGGTAGGCTACAGCGACAGCAATAAGGACGGCGGGATTCTGGCGAGCCAATGGGGATTGCATCGCGGGCAGCAAGAACTTGCCGAGATTGGCGAAAAACATGGTGTGACCATTCGATTCTTTCACGGTAAAGGGGGCTCTATAAGTCGCGGCGGTGGACCTACAAAGGATTTTATCAATGCTCTGCCACCAAACAGCCTGAAAGGTGATATCCGCTTGACTGAACAAGGGGAAACCATAGAACAAAAATATGCCAACCGAGTGAACGCCGTCTACAATTTGGAATTGCTCATGGCAGGCACCTTGGCAAAGACAGTTCTTTCCTCCAAATCAAAAAATGAGAAACACTACTTATTTGACACGCTTGAATGGATGGCGAAGAAAAGCAGATCGGTGTATGAAGAACTGATTCTTAGCAAGGATTTCATGCTATTTTACCGCAGCGCCACTCCCATAGATGCTATAGAAGCAGGCCGAATAGGTTCCAGACCCGCCAGAAGAACGGGGGCCAATTCACTGAGCGATCTGCGCGCTATACCTTGGGTATTCTCTTGGGCACAGTCAAGATTTAATATGACCTCGTGGTATGGGTTAGGCTCAACATTGGAGAGCCTAAGAAAAGAAAGAGGTGCAGAATATGCAGAAATAAAAAAAGCTGCGAGTAAAGATCCATTCGTTTCATACCTCTTTAGCATCTCGGCAACAGGAGTATCCTTCAGCGATCCTATCATGATGAAAGAATACTCTTCGCTCGTAGAAAATGATGAAATCAGAAATCGCTTTCATTCTATGTTCGAAGCAGAACGAAATAAAACAGTAAAGGAATTTGCGGCAATTTTTGAAGTAGATGAAGATGATGAGCTCTTTAAGCTCGACTCTATCCGAGAACAGTTACTAATTCCGCTGCAGCGAAAACAGATTGGACTTTTAAAAACTTGGCGGGAGCAAAAAGAGTATGGTTATGGAGAAAAAGAAGAGGAATTATTGCTCTCACTCTTGCTTAGCATTAATGCTATTTCGGGGGTGATGGGATATACGGGATAG
- a CDS encoding metal-dependent transcriptional regulator: protein MKKKASPTEENYLKALFSLANEKNEVSVSDLSQALNVSNPTTNSMVKRLSEKEWVDYKKYRPIRITAKGMELAASIIRKHRLTEMYLVEKMGFGWEEVHEIAEQIEHIHSPTFFNRMDEILGSPITDPHGSPIPDKNGKIHQHNYSPLSSMKAGQRVVIKGLNDSSKEFLEYLNSKGIELGSLLEIFKVEPFDKTMEIGHSENKTLVLSPEATKRLLVSPLP from the coding sequence ATGAAAAAGAAAGCTTCTCCTACCGAAGAAAACTACCTTAAAGCCCTTTTCTCATTGGCAAATGAGAAAAATGAAGTGAGTGTTTCGGATCTCAGTCAAGCTTTGAATGTGAGTAATCCTACCACCAATAGTATGGTAAAGAGACTCAGTGAAAAAGAGTGGGTAGATTACAAGAAGTACCGCCCTATCAGAATTACCGCAAAAGGAATGGAGTTGGCCGCATCCATCATCAGAAAGCACCGGCTTACAGAAATGTATCTCGTTGAGAAAATGGGGTTCGGATGGGAAGAAGTACATGAAATAGCCGAACAAATTGAACACATTCATTCGCCCACCTTTTTCAATCGAATGGATGAGATTCTTGGCTCTCCCATAACAGATCCCCATGGCTCGCCTATACCAGACAAGAATGGAAAAATCCATCAACATAACTACAGCCCGCTTTCTTCAATGAAAGCAGGACAGAGAGTTGTAATCAAAGGATTAAATGACAGCTCCAAAGAGTTTTTGGAGTACCTAAATAGCAAGGGAATAGAGCTAGGCAGTCTTTTGGAGATTTTCAAGGTGGAACCCTTTGACAAAACCATGGAAATAGGCCATTCCGAAAACAAGACGCTAGTCCTTAGCCCAGAGGCTACAAAAAGGCTTTTGGTTAGTCCTCTACCTTGA
- a CDS encoding acyl-ACP desaturase, with product MTEILEVLEIMKDAEPRALRIVDQYLPKPEDLWQPADFLPDSQSDNFQFQVEEIQELSQALDYDLFSVLVGDTVTEEALPTYQSWLMQTEGFDQQNSNSWAQWLRGWTAEENRHGDLLNTYLYLSGRVDMREFQLTINYLLQDGFFVGMEHSPYKSFVYTSFQELATNITHRRVATACKKQGNAHLAKICGAIASDEMRHANAYMDFISLLFEYDPSEVMRAFGAMMKHGILMPGHMMRESGAPQGELFEHFSNAATRLEIYTGQDYVYLLQKLLDRWDIENRRGLDDNAERVRDYLLKLPKRLDAVIRRSKIPTERHQFKWLR from the coding sequence ATGACCGAAATCCTCGAGGTACTCGAAATCATGAAGGACGCGGAACCCAGGGCGCTCCGCATTGTCGATCAATACCTCCCAAAACCAGAAGATCTGTGGCAACCGGCAGATTTTCTGCCAGATAGCCAGAGTGATAACTTTCAATTTCAAGTAGAAGAGATTCAAGAATTGTCGCAAGCCCTCGATTACGATCTTTTCTCTGTACTTGTTGGAGATACCGTTACTGAAGAAGCTCTCCCTACCTATCAATCATGGTTGATGCAGACAGAGGGTTTTGACCAGCAGAACTCCAACTCATGGGCCCAATGGCTGCGTGGTTGGACTGCAGAAGAAAACAGACACGGTGATTTGCTGAACACGTATTTATACCTTTCCGGAAGGGTAGACATGAGGGAATTTCAACTGACCATTAATTATCTTTTGCAGGATGGTTTTTTCGTCGGAATGGAACATAGTCCGTATAAGAGTTTCGTTTACACCTCCTTCCAAGAGCTGGCGACAAATATTACACACAGGAGGGTTGCTACTGCTTGTAAAAAGCAGGGAAATGCACATTTAGCAAAGATTTGTGGAGCCATCGCATCAGACGAAATGCGTCATGCCAATGCATACATGGATTTTATCAGTTTGCTTTTTGAATATGACCCTTCTGAAGTAATGCGTGCCTTTGGTGCGATGATGAAACATGGCATACTTATGCCGGGACATATGATGCGAGAGTCAGGCGCGCCGCAAGGTGAGCTTTTTGAACACTTCTCAAATGCAGCAACCAGATTAGAAATATATACGGGCCAAGACTATGTATATTTACTACAGAAGCTTCTTGACCGCTGGGATATAGAAAACCGCAGAGGATTGGACGATAATGCTGAGCGGGTGAGAGACTACTTATTAAAACTACCAAAAAGGCTGGATGCGGTGATTCGACGGTCGAAAATACCTACGGAAAGGCATCAGTTTAAGTGGCTCCGCTAA
- a CDS encoding rhodanese-like domain-containing protein: MRTKYLLMLMAFFIISLSKGQNKWGFETMVNTMLTNVVDTISSQELSEMLKNEDVLLLDSRELSEYEVSHLEGAKFIGYDNPEYEVLEGIDKSTPIVVYCSIGKRSENIGIELEKLGFTNVFNLFGGIFDWTNRGFPVLDSEGNEVKKVHPYSTTWGVWVNNYDKEYGTE, encoded by the coding sequence ATGAGAACCAAGTACCTTCTGATGCTTATGGCCTTTTTTATAATATCGCTTTCGAAAGGCCAGAACAAATGGGGTTTCGAGACCATGGTCAATACTATGTTGACAAATGTGGTTGATACCATCTCTTCTCAGGAGCTTTCAGAGATGCTAAAAAATGAGGATGTACTTCTATTGGATTCCAGAGAGTTGAGCGAGTATGAAGTCAGTCATTTGGAAGGAGCGAAGTTCATAGGGTATGACAATCCCGAGTACGAGGTATTGGAGGGCATAGATAAATCAACGCCCATAGTGGTATACTGCTCCATCGGTAAGAGGAGTGAAAATATCGGGATCGAGCTTGAAAAACTCGGGTTTACCAATGTTTTCAATCTTTTTGGAGGAATTTTCGATTGGACGAATCGAGGATTTCCCGTTTTGGATTCCGAAGGGAATGAAGTTAAAAAAGTACATCCGTACAGCACCACATGGGGCGTTTGGGTAAATAATTACGATAAAGAGTATGGTACAGAATAA
- a CDS encoding TIGR04282 family arsenosugar biosynthesis glycosyltransferase, which translates to MVQNNLLMVFAKNPELGKVKTRLAKTVGEHKALEIYLKLLEHTYAVADKTFADKAVFYSDKIEEFDILDYYKFPKFLQKGDDLGERMDRAFGEAFAQNYEKVVIIGSDCYDLTPEIIEDAFRLLSDHNVVIGPAFDGGYYLLGMDRHYSHLFKDKKWSTPDVLLDTILDTKKLKLSYTLLPTLTDVDEEKDLGSLRGVITN; encoded by the coding sequence ATGGTACAGAATAACTTGTTGATGGTTTTTGCAAAGAATCCTGAATTGGGTAAGGTGAAAACCAGGCTGGCAAAGACAGTAGGCGAACACAAAGCACTTGAGATTTACCTCAAATTGCTCGAGCATACCTATGCAGTAGCTGATAAGACGTTCGCCGATAAGGCCGTTTTCTACTCGGATAAAATAGAGGAGTTTGATATTCTGGATTATTACAAGTTTCCCAAATTTCTTCAGAAAGGAGATGACCTGGGGGAGAGAATGGACCGTGCTTTCGGGGAGGCGTTTGCTCAGAACTATGAAAAAGTGGTGATCATCGGTTCAGACTGTTACGATCTAACTCCTGAGATTATTGAGGATGCATTCAGATTATTGAGCGACCATAATGTTGTAATAGGACCTGCCTTTGATGGAGGATATTATCTCTTGGGAATGGACAGACATTACTCGCACCTTTTCAAGGACAAAAAGTGGTCTACACCTGATGTGCTTTTAGATACCATTTTAGATACTAAGAAGCTCAAGCTGAGTTATACCTTATTGCCCACTCTGACGGATGTTGACGAGGAGAAAGATCTTGGTTCCTTAAGGGGTGTGATTACCAATTAA
- a CDS encoding NAD(P)/FAD-dependent oxidoreductase, translating to MSSFMNISDTAAPRIVIVGGGFGGLQLIKNLPQGKFQIVLIDKHNYHAFQPLLYQVATAGLEPDSIAYPLRKIFKNRGDFFFRLAEVKSIDSDKKEIHTSLGTLGYDHLILATGTVTNFFGNETIAAKSMGMKTVPEALNIRSLLLENFEAALITDDLKERESLMNVVIVGAGPTGVELAGAIAELRAHVLPKDYPDLDFRRMSIHLVEGMGKVLPPMSDVSSRKAQDFLEELGVQVWLNTKVEGYDGRTITTSGKPMLTQTLIWAAGVQCKPPEGISGDDLVRGNRIRVNRFNQVEGKEGLYAIGDLAYMETENFPKGHPQVAQPAIQQGKLLAKNLNRMRTGQDMKPFEYTDLGSMATIGRSKAVADLPKFKTQGFLAWLIWMFVHLMSLVGFRNRVVVFVNWTYNFFNYNRDIRLIIRPFKNRGQ from the coding sequence ATGAGTTCATTTATGAATATTTCCGATACCGCTGCTCCTCGAATTGTGATAGTTGGAGGTGGTTTTGGGGGACTTCAGCTCATTAAAAACTTACCGCAGGGGAAATTCCAAATTGTCTTGATTGACAAACACAATTACCATGCTTTCCAGCCTTTGCTGTATCAGGTAGCAACTGCAGGTCTAGAGCCTGACAGTATAGCATACCCATTGCGAAAGATTTTCAAGAATCGTGGAGATTTTTTCTTCCGTTTGGCCGAGGTGAAATCAATTGACTCTGATAAAAAGGAGATCCATACATCTCTTGGCACACTGGGGTATGATCACCTCATATTGGCAACGGGAACCGTTACCAATTTCTTTGGAAATGAGACAATCGCTGCGAAGAGTATGGGGATGAAGACGGTGCCTGAAGCGCTGAATATCCGATCCTTGCTTTTGGAGAACTTCGAAGCAGCTTTGATTACCGATGATTTGAAGGAGAGGGAAAGCCTGATGAACGTAGTGATTGTAGGGGCTGGTCCTACCGGTGTCGAGTTGGCGGGAGCTATCGCTGAACTGAGGGCCCATGTGCTTCCAAAAGACTATCCGGATTTAGACTTTCGGCGGATGAGTATTCATTTGGTAGAGGGAATGGGTAAAGTTCTTCCCCCAATGTCTGATGTGTCTTCTAGGAAAGCCCAGGATTTTCTGGAGGAATTGGGAGTCCAGGTTTGGCTGAATACAAAGGTAGAGGGATATGATGGAAGGACGATCACCACATCGGGCAAGCCTATGCTGACGCAAACCCTGATATGGGCTGCAGGAGTGCAATGCAAGCCGCCTGAAGGGATTTCAGGAGATGATCTCGTACGTGGAAATCGTATTCGTGTCAATCGATTCAATCAGGTTGAGGGAAAGGAGGGGCTCTACGCCATTGGGGATCTGGCCTATATGGAGACGGAAAACTTTCCCAAAGGTCATCCGCAAGTAGCGCAGCCTGCAATTCAGCAGGGAAAACTTCTGGCTAAGAATCTTAACCGAATGAGAACAGGGCAAGACATGAAGCCTTTTGAATACACCGATCTGGGTTCTATGGCTACTATAGGTCGCTCTAAAGCGGTAGCCGACCTCCCGAAATTCAAAACGCAAGGCTTTTTAGCTTGGCTTATCTGGATGTTCGTACACTTAATGTCGCTTGTCGGCTTTAGAAATAGAGTGGTGGTCTTTGTGAATTGGACTTACAATTTCTTCAATTACAATAGAGATATTCGATTGATCATAAGGCCCTTCAAGAATCGTGGGCAATAG